Proteins from one Malaya genurostris strain Urasoe2022 chromosome 2, Malgen_1.1, whole genome shotgun sequence genomic window:
- the LOC131433135 gene encoding PAT complex subunit CCDC47, with the protein MRLELSLLVVAILCLVPKPLVVADNFEDNDFAEFEDFDDDEFVVGNAAGQQLENGEADLVSGKVNGNSPKKVDNVNDFADIDDNDEDDAVVEDEENEFEHFQDEEEFEGFSGTANEAEDVKPGDSKKTEPKLTMAKVPMHFRTHWDSYWMEMLMLAGLLAYFANYLIGNKKNTSIANLWLSTHKSLLEDNFVLVGDDGKKETEGSTLSFIKESESVYTLWCSGRACCEGMLVELKLIKRQDLVSLIAGIMKPVNDQLHIKVEISPDAMDNYVFCVATKKQATKLFKDMNDLNKFCTLVNKTEEKYNIMGYSLLSEIAEASSTLLDSRLIAALNKYSHLIEYIHVSDQYSGPVQQDDPNTLKQPEVKRILHCGFNIPAKIEMEELKPLLVLVLYMMERIRRFRLSKEGKAKSDKNRARVEEEFMKNTHAARAEAAAQRREEKRKAEKEKVLANDDPEKQRRWEEKERKRLEKKRPKMKQLSIKAL; encoded by the exons ATGCGGCTTGAACTTTCTCTGTTGGTAGTGGCAATATTGTGCCTTGTACCAAAACCGTTAGTAGTCGCAGATAATTTTGAAGATAATGATTTCGCCGAATTCGAAGATTTTGACGATGATGAGTTTGTCGTGGGAAACGCGGCTGGACAGCAGCTGGAAAACGGTGAGGCTGATTTAGTATCCGGCAAAGTTAATGGGAATAGCCCCAAAAAGGTGGATAATGTTAATGATTTCGCTGATATTgatgataacgatgaagacgaCGCTGTAGTAGAGGATGAAGAAAATGAATTTGAACACTTTCAAGACGAGGAAGAGTTTGAAGGATTTTCTGGGACAGCAAACGAGGCAGAAGATGTGAAGCCTGGAGATTCGAAAAAAACGGAACCCAAGTTAACAATGGCTAAAGTGCCCATGCATTTCAGAACTCATTGGGACTCATATTGGATGGAAATGCTAATGCTTGCTGGGCTTCTAGCATACTTTGCTAACTATTTGATTGGAAACAAAAAGAACACTTCAATAGCTAATTTATGGTTATCAACTCACAAGAGTTTGTTGGAAGATAACTTTGTCCTCGTTGGGGATGATGGTAAAAAAGAAACCGAAGGGTCCACTCTAAGTTTCATTAAAGAAAGCGAAAGTGTTTATACGCTTTGGTGCAGTGGTCGGGCCTGCTGCGAAGGAATGCTTGTTGAATTAAAGTTGATTAAACGACAGGATCTTGTTTCTCTGATAGCTGGTATTATGAAACCAGTTAATGATCAACTGCATATAAAAGTAGAAATTTCACCCGATGCTATGGATAATTATGTATTTTGCGTTGCAACTAAAAAGCAGGCTACAAAACTGTTCAAAGATATGAACGATTTG aacAAATTTTGCACTCTAGTcaacaaaactgaagaaaagtACAATATTATGGGTTATTCATTGTTATCGGAGATTGCAGAAGCATCCTCCACTTTGTTAGATAGTAGATTGATAGCAGCTTTAAATAAGTATTCACATTTGATCGAATATATTCACGTGTCGGATCAGTACAGTGGTCCAGTTCAACAAGATGATCCCAATACTCTCAAGCAACCGGAAGTAAAGCGTATTCTTCATTGTGGTTTCAATATACCGGCAAAAATTGAAATGGAGGAGTTAAAGCCATTGCTGGTTTTGGTATTGTATATGATGGAACGTATCAGGCGCTTCCGTTTATCTAAAGAG GGAAAAGCAAAGTCTGACAAAAATCGTGCACGTGTTGAAGAGGAATTTATGAAAAATACTCACGCGGCTCGAGCAGAAGCTGCCGCACAACGTCGTGAAGAGAAACGGAAGGCTGAAAaagaaaaagttctagctaacGATGACCCTGAAAAACAAAGACGTTGGGAAGAAAAGGAACGGAAGCGTCTCGAAAAGAAGCGTCCAAAGATGAAACAACTTTCGATCAAAGCTCTATAA